The nucleotide window TCCAGGATCTGACGGGCCTGATGAATTACCCGCTGGGCAAAGTGGTGCTTGAGGCGCTCACGGCTGGGGTCTTCTGGCTCGGTCATTATCCTGACTACTTAGTTAGATACATGCTGAGGTCGACTGGTGGCTCTATGCTAGCATCTCTTTTCATGCGCATGAGTGTCGTACGTCAATAATCTACCCGGCAGCGACATTCAGTTTGTGACCGGTCGGTTTCGTAGGCCGATGGCCGCGCTTCCTTTATAGTTGCCATCCGACTGCCTCGCCTGGGCCAGCATGATTTGCGCAGGATTTATCGCGTTTCAAATCAGGCACGATGGCGTAGGGTTGTGGTCGAACCGTGAACTCAAGTGATTGAAGGGACATCGCCATGCTGGACTGGAAAAACCGCGCGGGCAGCGCGCCTGAACGTGCCGCCGAGCCGAAATCGGCCACTCGCAGCTACCTGGGTGGGCTGTTTTTCAGCCGTGCGCTGGCCACGCTGATCGGCCTGTACCTGCTGGTGACCATCGCCATCGGCTGGTACTGGAGCCAGGAGCCCGCGCTGTTTCCCGTGCAGCAGAATGCCCAGGCGGCGGCCGAGAAGGATGGCCGGCAAATGGTGGTCGGCTACACCACCGTCGAGACCCTCAAGACCGTGGCCAGTACCCTGCTGACCAAGCCGGGCGGCTACATTTCCAACGACCGCTTTCCGCCTGGCCTGTGGATGGACAACATGCCGAGCTGGGAATATGGCGTGCTGGTGCAGGTCCGCGACCTGAGTCGCGCCCTGCGCAAGGACTTCGCCCGTTCCCAGTCCCAGTCCGCCGAGGACGCCGACCTGGCCAAGGCCGAGCCGCGTTTCAACTTCGATAACCGCAGCTGGGTGCTGCCCTCCAGCGAGTCGGAGTACCAGGAAGGCATCAATTCCCTGAGCCGCTATCAGGCGCGCCTGTCCGATTCTGCCCAGAAAAGCGCTTTGTTCTACGCCCGCGCCGATAACCTGAACAACTGGCTGGGGGATGTCGGTACTCGTCTGGGTTCGCTGTCCCAGCGCCTGTCGGCCAGTGTCGGCCGGGTCAAGCTCAACACTTCGCTGAAAACCGAAGTCCCGGTTCCGGGCCAGGTACCGCAGGTGGATGAGGAGGTGGTCGAGACCCCATGGTTGCAGATCGATAACGTGTTCTACGAAGCGCGCGGCCAGGCCTGGGCTTTGTCCCATCTGCTGCGTGCCATCGAAGTGGACTTCGCCGATGTGCTGGCGAAGAAGAACGCCACGGTCAGCGTGCGGCAGATCATTCGTGAACTGGAGGCCTCCCAGGAGCCGGTCTGGAGCCCGATGATCCTCAATGGCAGCGGCTTTGGTGTCTTGGCGAACCATTCCCTGGTCATGGCCAACTACATCTCCCGGGCCAACGCGGCGGTGATCGACTTGCGGCAGTTGCTGAACCAAGGCTGATCCATGAGCGAGAGTCCCCGGGAGGCCGCTCACCGAGTGGCCTCGGATGCCGAGCTGATCGCTTGGGTCGATGAACACGACAACCTGCTCGGCAGCCTGGTGCGTTCGGATCTGCGCGAGCGAGGCCTGATCGGGCGTGGCACTTACATCATGCTGTTCAACTCGGCGGGCGAACTGTGCGTCCACCGGCGAACCCTGAGCAAGGCGATCTATCCGGGCTTCTGGGACGTGGCGGCGGGCGGGATGGTGCAGGCCCACGAAACCTATGCCGAGTCGGCGGCCCGTGAGCTGGAAGAGGAGTTGGGCGTGAGCGGGGTGCAACTCACCGCCCATGACCACTTTTACTTCGAAGACCCCGGCAGTCGCCTCTGGTGCTCGGCGTTTTCGGCGGTGTGGGACGGCCCCCTGGTGTTGCAGCCCGAAGAGGTGCTCGAAGCGCGCTTCATGCCGATCGAACAGGTACTGGATGAAATCCGGCACAAGCCTTATTGCCCGGACTCGTTGGCGGCGCTCGAGCGTTATCTGCGCGGTGTCGCAAAGAAGCTGTAAATTGGCGCGGATTGGCCCTTAGCAAGTCGGCTTTTTGCCGCTACACTGCGCGACTTTTCAAGCTGAACCGACGTCTGCGGTCCAGTAGCGCTGCCCCTGCCTGAGTGGGGCTTCGCGGTCGAGGCACTTTTTCTCCCCGACCAGTCTTTGTCCTCCCGAGAGGATTGCCGGTGGCCAAAAAAGCCGCATCCTTCGCCGCCCTGGGCGGCCTGGTATTTTCTACCGACGCCGGTCGTCATTGCCCTGATTGCCGTCAGCCGGTGGATGCCTGCATCTGCAAACAGACCGTCATCCCCGCCGGTGACGGTATTGCCCGTGTGCGCCGTGAAAGCAAGGGCCGCGGCGGCAAGACGGTGACCACTATCACCGGCGTGCCGTTGGCCGAAGACGCGCTCAAGGACCTGGCCACCACGTTGAAGAAGCGCTGTGGCACCGGTGGCGCGTTGAAAGACGGCGTCATCGAGATCCAGGGCGACCACGTCGAACTGTTGCTGGCGGAACTGGTCAAGCACGGTTTCAAGGCAAAGAAATCCGGCGGCTAGCAGCCTCTGTGAAAACCGCTCCGGCTTGATCCGAACCCGATGTTCGAGGTCGCCCATAGGGTTTTCACAGAGCCTGTTCTGAACGGGTTTCTAAACTCAGCGCTGCCAGCAGGGTCTACCCTGCTTGCAGGCAAATCGTCATTTCCATTCTCTAGACTGCGCCAGCCTCCGACCGGATGGTGCATTTTGACTTCTTTATAGGGGACTTCGATGTCCGTACGACGCACACGCAAAGACGATGGCAGCCAATGGACAGTTGCGGACAGCCGCAGTGTTTACGGGATCCGCCATTGGGGGGCCGGGTATTTCGCGATCAATGACGCCGGTCGCGTCGAAGTTCGTCCGAACGGTCCCGACAGTTCGCCCATCGATCTGTTCGAGCAGGTCGATCAACTGCGCCAGAGCGGCCTGTCGTTGCCCTTGCTGGTGCGCTTCCCCGACATCCTGCAAGACCGTGTGCGCCAGCTCACCGGCGCATTCGACAGCAACATCGCACGCCTGGAATACCAGAGCCAGTACACCGCGCTCTACCCGATCAAGGTCAACCAGCAGGAAGCGGTGATCGAGAACATCATCGCCACCCAGAACGTCTCCATCGGCCTGGAAGCCGGCTCCAAGCCCGAGCTGCTGGCGGTGTTGGCCCTGGCGCCGAAGGGCGGGACCATCGTCTGCAACGGTTACAAGGACCGTGAGTTCATCCGCCTGGCGCTGATGGGTCAGAAGCTGGGCCACAACGTGTTCATCGTGATCGAGAAAGAGTCCGAAGTCGGTCTGGTGATCGAAGAGGCCGCTTCGCTCAAGGTCAAGCCACAGGTGGGCCTGCGGGTGCGCCTGTCGTCCCTGGCTTCGAGCAAATGGGCCGACACCGGTGGCGAAAAATCCAAGTTCGGTTTATCTGCCGCACAACTGCTGTCGGTGGTCGAGCGTTTCCGCGCGGCCGGCCTGGACCAGGGCATTCGCCTGCTGCACTTTCACATGGGCTCGCAGATCGCCAACCTGGCGGACTACCAGCACGGTTTCAAGGAAGCGATCCGTTACTACGGCGAACTGCGCAACCTCGGCTTGCCGGTGGATCACATCGACGTCGGCGGTGGCCTGGGCGTGGACTACGACGGTACGCATTCGCGCAACGCCAGTTCGATCAACTACGACATGGACGACTACGCCGGTGTCGTGGTCGGCATGCTCAAGGAATTCTGCGATGCCCAGAGCCTGCCGCATCCGCACATCTTTTCGGAAAGCGGTCGCTCCCTGACCGCGCACCACGCGATGCTGGTGGTGCAGGTGACCGACGTCGAGAAACACGTCGACGACATGCCGGTGATCGACAACAAGCAGGAGCTGCCGGAAACCGTGCAGTGGCTGGTTGACCTGCTGGGCCCGACCGATATCGAGATGGTCACCGAAACCTACTGGCGCGCCACCCACTACATGAGCGACGTGGCCACCCAGTACGCCGACGGCAAGCTGACCCTGGCGGAAAAAGCCCTGGCCGAGCAATGCTACTTTGCCGTGTGCCGCCGCCTGCACAACTCGTTGAAGGCGCGCCAGCGTTCCCATCGCCAGGTGCTGGATGAACTCAACGACAAGCTCGCCGACAAGTACATCTGCAACTTCTCGGTGTTCCAGAGCCTGCCGGACACCTGGGCCATCGGCCAGGTGCTGCCGATCCTGCCGCTGCATCGTCTCGACGAGGAACCGCTGCGCCGCGCCGTGCTGCAAGACCTGACCTGCGACTCCGATGGCAAGATCAAGCAGTACGTCGACGAACAGAGCATCGAGACCAGCCTGCCGGTCCATGCCCTCAATCCCGGCGAGGACTACCTGCTGGGGATCTTCCTGGTAGGTGCCTACCAGGAGATTCTTGGCGACATGCACAACCTGTTCGGCGACACCGACTCGGTGAACATCTATCAGAACGCCGACGGCAGCGTGTACCACGCCGGTATCGAAACCCACGACACCATCGAAGACATGCTGCGCTACGTGCACCTGTCGCCGGAGGAGTTGATGACCCACTACCGCGACAAATGTGCCAGCGCCCGTATCAGCGCCGCCGAACGCACCCAGTTCCTCGACGCCCTGCGCCTGGGGTTGACGCGTTCGTCGTACTTGTCGTCCTGATGTGCAAATGAAAACCGGTCGAACCCGGGGCTCTGTGGTTAATGCCAGTCAGTCAAGGATCGAACGGCACAAACCTCGTGGGAGTAAAGCTTGCTCGCGGTAGCGACAGATCATTCAACATTGTTGCTGACTGACTTACCGCAATCGCGAGCAAGCTTTGCTCCCACAGGTTTGTGGCTTGACTGA belongs to Pseudomonas sp. B21-028 and includes:
- a CDS encoding DUF2333 family protein — its product is MLDWKNRAGSAPERAAEPKSATRSYLGGLFFSRALATLIGLYLLVTIAIGWYWSQEPALFPVQQNAQAAAEKDGRQMVVGYTTVETLKTVASTLLTKPGGYISNDRFPPGLWMDNMPSWEYGVLVQVRDLSRALRKDFARSQSQSAEDADLAKAEPRFNFDNRSWVLPSSESEYQEGINSLSRYQARLSDSAQKSALFYARADNLNNWLGDVGTRLGSLSQRLSASVGRVKLNTSLKTEVPVPGQVPQVDEEVVETPWLQIDNVFYEARGQAWALSHLLRAIEVDFADVLAKKNATVSVRQIIRELEASQEPVWSPMILNGSGFGVLANHSLVMANYISRANAAVIDLRQLLNQG
- a CDS encoding NUDIX hydrolase → MSESPREAAHRVASDAELIAWVDEHDNLLGSLVRSDLRERGLIGRGTYIMLFNSAGELCVHRRTLSKAIYPGFWDVAAGGMVQAHETYAESAARELEEELGVSGVQLTAHDHFYFEDPGSRLWCSAFSAVWDGPLVLQPEEVLEARFMPIEQVLDEIRHKPYCPDSLAALERYLRGVAKKL
- a CDS encoding translation initiation factor Sui1, giving the protein MAKKAASFAALGGLVFSTDAGRHCPDCRQPVDACICKQTVIPAGDGIARVRRESKGRGGKTVTTITGVPLAEDALKDLATTLKKRCGTGGALKDGVIEIQGDHVELLLAELVKHGFKAKKSGG
- the speA gene encoding arginine decarboxylase, whose product is MSVRRTRKDDGSQWTVADSRSVYGIRHWGAGYFAINDAGRVEVRPNGPDSSPIDLFEQVDQLRQSGLSLPLLVRFPDILQDRVRQLTGAFDSNIARLEYQSQYTALYPIKVNQQEAVIENIIATQNVSIGLEAGSKPELLAVLALAPKGGTIVCNGYKDREFIRLALMGQKLGHNVFIVIEKESEVGLVIEEAASLKVKPQVGLRVRLSSLASSKWADTGGEKSKFGLSAAQLLSVVERFRAAGLDQGIRLLHFHMGSQIANLADYQHGFKEAIRYYGELRNLGLPVDHIDVGGGLGVDYDGTHSRNASSINYDMDDYAGVVVGMLKEFCDAQSLPHPHIFSESGRSLTAHHAMLVVQVTDVEKHVDDMPVIDNKQELPETVQWLVDLLGPTDIEMVTETYWRATHYMSDVATQYADGKLTLAEKALAEQCYFAVCRRLHNSLKARQRSHRQVLDELNDKLADKYICNFSVFQSLPDTWAIGQVLPILPLHRLDEEPLRRAVLQDLTCDSDGKIKQYVDEQSIETSLPVHALNPGEDYLLGIFLVGAYQEILGDMHNLFGDTDSVNIYQNADGSVYHAGIETHDTIEDMLRYVHLSPEELMTHYRDKCASARISAAERTQFLDALRLGLTRSSYLSS